In Diaphorobacter ruginosibacter, the genomic stretch GCCGCCTTGTCATTGTTGGCGCGCGCCCACTCGATGAGCTCCTTCACGTTCTTCGCGGGCACGCTGTTGTTGACCACGAGGATGTTGGGCACCTTCGCGCCCAACACCACCGCATCGAAATCACGGTTCAGATCGAACTTGGCGTTCGGATACAGCGTCTGGTTGATCGCGCTGGTCACGGCCACGCACAGCAGCGTGTATCCGTCGGCGGGTGCCGCCATCACCTGATCGGTGGCAATGTTGCTGCCGCCTCCGGGCTTGTTTTCCACAATGAAGGACTGACCGAGCGCCTGCGTCAGCTCCTTGGCCAGAATGCGCGCGACCACGTCGGTCGTGCCGCCCGCGGAGAACCCCACGATGATGCGCACCGGCTTGTTCGGATAGTCCGGCGCGGCCTGGGCCGGAACGCCAAAGCCCAACGCCGTCAACAGGCCGCTTCCCGCGATGACCGCGGCGATGCGGCGGCGACCCAGCCCCCGAGAACTCGAATGCATTGCTTGTCTCCTTGCCTTTGTGTTACTTGCCATTGCTATGGCAGTGCACAAGCACTATAGGGGAGACAAAGCGAATGCCGTTTCGGGTTTTTCCCTGCGCGAGCCGGATGCCCGGACTTACCTGGCCTTGCCTGCGGAGATATCCTGAATCATCCGTGCCGTCAGGTACAGGCGCGGCACGATGGTATTGATATGCACGTACTCGGCGTTGTTCGAATGCGCGCCGTAGCCCGACAGGCCGAAGCCTTCGATCACGCCCCCCTTGGCCTTGAGCGCGGCGAAGGCGGCGTCGGTGCCACCGCCCGTGGCCTTGTCCATGACCTTCATGGGCAGCTGCAGTTCCTTTTCATAGATGCCCTGTGCATGCTTGGCGAATGCGCGGCCCGCGTCGTTGGCCTCGAGCGGAGGGCGGCGCACCTCGAACTTGAGGTCGACCTTGGCATCCGGCAGCAGCTTGTTCTTGACCTTCTCGTTCATCGTCTGCTCGAGCGCGGTGAAGTCGGCCACCTTGAGCGCGCGCGCATCGGCCTGGGCCGTGGCTTCCGCGGGAATCACGTTGCGGTTGGTGCCGGACTTGGAGACGGTCCAGTTGAGCTTCAGGCCGCCCTCGGGCTTGGAGGACAGGTCCTTCATCTGCAGCAGCTGGTGCGACAGCTCGTACAGCGCATTCACGCCGTCTTCCGGCTTCGCGCCCGCATGCGATGCCTTGCCCGTCACCTTCAGGTAGGCCGCACCGATGCCGCTGGTGGCCAGGCGCAGGCTGCCGTCGGTGCCACCGCCCTCGAACGAGAACACGGCATCCTGCTCGGCGCCCAGGCGCGTGATGGTGCTGCGCGCGGCGGGCGAGCTGATTTCCTCGTCGCTGTTCATCAGCACGGTGAGCGTGCCGTAGTCCTCGTAGCCCATCTTCTTGAGCAGGTCGACCGCGTGGATGATCAGCGCCACGCCCTGCTTGTCGTCCGAGATGCCGAGGCCATAGGCCTTGTCGCCGTCGATGCGGAACGGCTGGTCCTTGAGCATGCCCTTCAGGTACACCGTATCCATGTGCGCGATCATCATGATGCGGCTGGTGCCCTTGCCCTTGAACTCCGCATGCACCATGGGGCCGATGTGCTCGGGCGTGTCATCGAGACGGTAGACGTCGCTGGCCTGCAGGACTTCCACCTTGCCTCCGAGCGCGCGCAGCTTGCCCGCGACGTATTCGGCGATCTGCTTCGTG encodes the following:
- a CDS encoding M20/M25/M40 family metallo-hydrolase, which gives rise to MNPSHRSITRHGLTALALAALATFASAAPVADIQELAQKQQQPYLDTLKDLVHIESGSKDIEGTKQIAEYVAGKLRALGGKVEVLQASDVYRLDDTPEHIGPMVHAEFKGKGTSRIMMIAHMDTVYLKGMLKDQPFRIDGDKAYGLGISDDKQGVALIIHAVDLLKKMGYEDYGTLTVLMNSDEEISSPAARSTITRLGAEQDAVFSFEGGGTDGSLRLATSGIGAAYLKVTGKASHAGAKPEDGVNALYELSHQLLQMKDLSSKPEGGLKLNWTVSKSGTNRNVIPAEATAQADARALKVADFTALEQTMNEKVKNKLLPDAKVDLKFEVRRPPLEANDAGRAFAKHAQGIYEKELQLPMKVMDKATGGGTDAAFAALKAKGGVIEGFGLSGYGAHSNNAEYVHINTIVPRLYLTARMIQDISAGKAR